The following coding sequences lie in one Yamadazyma tenuis chromosome 3, complete sequence genomic window:
- the PTP1 gene encoding tyrosine protein phosphatase 1 (COG:T; EggNog:ENOG503NZBV), with product MEDRMVKCHKYWPDSVDPVLDMSADVLIDQLDFPKGLKASYVSCQEFPDYKMTEILLESGDTQKRVLHYYYHSWADSKVPTKPQSLIELSDALSKLKKEYKVTKPIVHCSAGVGRTGTFIALDFLHNHTSYLMKSTSSDVIHDVLKKLRDGRVMMVQTLNQYMFLYAFFKKDLGLDK from the coding sequence ATGGAAGATCGAATGGTCAAATGTCACAAGTACTGGCCGGATCTGGTTGATCCTGTTCTTGATATGTCAGCTGACGTTCTCATAGACCAACTCGATTTCCCTAAAGGGTTAAAGGCCTCATACGTCAGCTGTCAAGAATTTCCAGACTATAAGATGACCGAGATCTTGCTCGAGTCTGGCGATACACAGAAACGTGTTCTTCATTACTATTACCATAGTTGGGCAGATCTGAAAGTCCCCACAAAACCACAATCTTTGATTGAACTTCTGGATGCGTTGagcaagttgaagaaggagtATAAAGTTACCAAGCCAATTGTCCACTGTTCTGCTGGTGTGGGACGAACTGGGACGTTTATTGCGTTGGACTTCTTACACAATCACACTTCGTATCTAATGAAGTCGACGTCCAGTGATGTGATCCATgatgtgttgaagaagctccGTGATGGGAGAGTAATGATGGTGCAGACTCTCAACCAGTATATGTTTTTGTACgcatttttcaagaaagattTAGGGTTGGATAAGTAA
- a CDS encoding uncharacterized protein (EggNog:ENOG503NWFB; COG:S) — protein MPATLRVAYVPEHFSTPLFLAQEQGFYGNITIQFVPVIEGSGRLIKMLNTKEVDIAIGLTEAFISDIAKGNEEYKLIGTYVESPLCWAVSTGYDRSDITQLSDLQGKRIGVSRIGSGSYIMSFVLGLQEKFASPFFSDHPVLSNFKNLRDSVNLKFGSAGDGELSDSDAFMWEHFTSKKYYDTKEIKKIGEIYTPWPSWVVNCNSKLLEAEKPAIKQFLTGVRKGIEYFWAHQDEATTHIATHLDYSKADAEKWIETVKFNNSVGDEPINRKTVVDNTAKVLQTAGVLTDSDDVITQRLSQGVVFSL, from the coding sequence ATGCCTGCTACCTTAAGAGTGGCATATGTGCCTGAacatttttcaacaccattgtTTTTAGCCCAGGAACAAGGGTTCTACGGTAATATAACTATCCAGTTTGTACCAGTGATCGAAGGGAGTGGAAGACTTATCAAGATGTTGAATACCAAGGAAGTCGATATCGCCATTGGGTTGACTGAGGCCTTTATCAGTGACATTGCAAAGGGAAATGAAGAATACAAGTTGATTGGGACTTATGTTGAATCTCCCTTGTGCTGGGCAGTTAGTACCGGTTATGATAGATCTGACATCACCCAATTATCTGATTTACAAGGAAAGAGAATTGGGGTTTCGAGAATTGGATCAGGTTCTTATATCATGTCATTTGTTCTTGGCTTGCAAGAAAAATTTGCGTCTCCTTTCTTTTCTGATCACCCGGTGTTGTCtaacttcaaaaacttaCGAGACTCGGTCAATTTGAAGTTCGGCAGCGCAGGTGATGGAGAATTGAGTGACAGTGATGCATTCATGTGGGAGCATTTTACGTCTAAGAAGTACTATGACACCAAGGAGATCAAAAAAATTGGAGAGATTTATACTCCATGGCCTTCTTGGGTGGTAAACTGCAATTCCAAACTCTTGGAAGCCGAAAAACCGGCTATTAAGCAGTTTTTGACGGGTGTTCGGAAAGGAATTGAGTATTTCTGGGCTCACCAGGACGAAGCCACTACCCATATTGCCACACATCTTGACTACTCGAAAGCGGATGCAGAGAAATGGATTGAAAccgtcaagttcaataacaGTGTCGGAGATGAACCAATTAACAGAAAAACAGTCGTAGATAATACTGCCAAAGTGTTACAAACCGCTGGAGTGTTGACTGATTCTGACGATGTGATAACCCAACGGTTGTCTCAGGGTGTTGTCTTTAGTTTATAG
- a CDS encoding uncharacterized protein (COG:U; EggNog:ENOG503NUY9), producing MSRDIDKNPTLVDFKKTNVESEEVCLLSEPSSAYDAADNVNGNEGAIDIDIDQNGGYALPRHKLRCAVFFALGCLICMAHSMTFVVIGRFIAGIGGSGLTTLTTIILSDLIPLRDRGVYQGYTNSFYGLGVATGGIFGGVINDYFGWRYAFGLQVPLACILGVSLYFNLQFPKGSPGLGSPGHFKEKLAKVDFLGSTLLVSGLLVLLTAASIGGKEVAYSSKPFIGLCLASVFLFGTFVWAESHTPLQPIIPISLLRRRTILASSMTNWFYTMGVFTYLFYVPIYYISVMDYNTTKIGMRLIPNFFGTSLGSVGAGIYMKRTGRYYNLIIVIGVLAIVGNLNILSINPTISNLRQFTLLLPCGLAYSGILTATLMSLIAAVPASHQAGTTSISYTFRATGSTLGVSISSAIFQYSLRSMLNSKIPSIVNDQVMSDYIIKHALQSTSYASKAPEYVQVALRCCYEYAVKKTLLFSFICVVIGVFASLFIQEHELHTSINRNK from the exons ATGTCGAGAGACATTGATAAAAATCCTACTTTAGTAGATTTCAAAAAAACGAACGTTGAGTCTGAGGAGGTTTGCTTGTTGTCCGAACCTTCGAGTGCTTATGATGCCGCAGATAACGTCAATGGGAATGAAGGTGCAATTGACATCGATATAGACCAGAACGGAGGATACGCTTTGCCCAGACACAAACTAC GTTGTGCTGTGTTCTTTGCTCTTGGTTGTTTGATTTGCATGGCCCACTCTATGACGTTTGTTGTTATTGGAAGATTTATAGCAGGGATAGGGGGTTCGGGATTGACTACCTTAACCACAATCATTTTGTCTGACTTGATTCCTCTTCGTGATAGGGGGGTTTATCAAGGTTACACTAACCTGTTTTATGGTTTAGGTGTAGCTACTGGTGGTATATTTGGTGGGGTCATTAACGATTACTTTGGTTGGAGATATGCGTTCGGTTTGCAGGTTCCACTAGCTTGTATATTAGGTGTGTCCCTTTACTTCAACTTGCAGTTTCCTAAAGGGTCGCCTGGTTTGGGGTCCCCAGGTCACTTTAAAGAAAAATTAGCTAAAGTGGACTTTTTGGGACTGACCTTGTTGGTATCGGGCCTTTTGGTGCTTTTAACTGCTGCTTCTATTGGTGGTAAAGAAGTTGCGTACTCTTCGAAACCTTTTATTGGCTTGTGTTTGGCGTCagtgtttttgtttggtaCTTTTGTGTGGGCTGAATCGCATACCCCATTGCAACCGATTATTCCTATATCCTTActaagaagaagaacgaTTCTTGCATCTTCCATGACAAACTGGTTTTATACGATGGGTGTTTTTACTTATTTGTTTTATGTGCCAATCTATTATATTTCAGTTATGGATTAtaataccaccaaaatagGAATGAGATTAATTCCTAATTTCTTTGGCACTTCCCTTGGGTCTGTCGGTGCTGGTATATATATGAAGAGGACTGGTAGGTATTACAATCTTATAATTGTGATTGGAGTCCTTGCAATCGTGGGTAACTTGAACATTTTGAGTATCAATCCAACCATAAGTAACTTAAGACAATTCACTTTATTACTTCCTTGTGGTTTGGCTTACTCGGGTATATTGACAGCCACATTAATGTCATTGATAGCCGCGGTTCCAGCAAGTCATCAGGCTGGTACCACGTCGATTTCATACACTTTTCGAGCTACAGGCTCGACTTTGGGTGTTTCCATTTCGTCTGCTATTTTCCAGTATTCGTTACGCAGTATGCTCAACTCGAAAATACCCAGCATTGTCAATGACCAAGTTATGTCCGATTATATCATTAAGCATGCTTTACAGAGCACCAGTTATGCAAGCAAGGCGCCAGAATATGTCCAGGTTGCTTTAAGATGCTGCTACGAATATGCAGTTAAAAAGACTCTATTGTTTTCCTTTATCTGTGTAGTAATTGGTGTGTTTGCATCTcttttcattcaagaacaCGAGCTACACACGAGCATAAATAGAAATAAATAG
- the OYE32_1 gene encoding NADH-dependent flavin oxidoreductase (EggNog:ENOG503NUUE; COG:C), whose translation MTFESLQLPEPATGSSAPYSIAQGLPYEYPLPEGVVGSALHLSDKTPKLFQPLRIGNMVIPNRVGVSPMCQYTADKNEVTDYHKIHYGGLSTRGPGVVTCEVMAVAPNSGTSMVDLGIWNDTQAYKLKDIVNYAHANTSKIGLQIGHAGRKAMTSALFDFLENWDPRAIEKDLVGPSAVAYRPNGRVPTPRALTVDEIHTIIKQFGAAAKRSVEISGFDFVEIHAAHGYLINEFMSAHSNKRTDQYGGSFENRIRLLLEIIDEVRANVPKGYPVFLRFSASEIHDSNPDAWNIADSVKLAPIVAERGIDLIDVSAGGNDSNADRPKKGFGMFLEYATAIKKAVGDKALVSCVGSMHDAKGVNELLEEGLIDFAFVGSPFLKNPGLVFDWAKELDTEIHHIASHWPFKPKYAEMIEYIKSTLKVLEKASKHQISIITYSPLRRGMVTVDKNVSSAVLLPGEDIEARNKLLKEHTIAW comes from the exons ATGACATTCGAATCCTTACAATTGCCAGAGCCCGCCACCGGCTCTTCTGCTCCCTATAGTATCGCCCAGGGATTACCTTACGAGTATCCACTTCCTGAAGGAGTGGTTGGATCGGCTTTGCACTTATCTGACAAAACGCCCAAGTTGTTTCAGCCTCTTCGTATTGGAAACATGGTTATCCCTAATAGAGTCGGTGTTTCCCCAATGTGTCAATACACTGCCGACAAAAACGAGGTCACTGACTATCACAAGATTCACTATGGAGGGTTGAGTACCAGAGGCCCTGGAGTTGTCACGTGTGAAGTAATGGCAGTTGCACCTAATTCTGGTACTTCAATGGTTGATTTGGGAATTTGGAATGACACGCAAGCTTATAAGCTTAAGGATATTGTCAATTATGCACATGCCAATACCTCCAAGATTGGTCTTCAAATCGGCCATGCCGGTAGAAAGGCCATGACATCCGCtttgtttgactttttggaaaactggGATCCCAGAGCTATTGAAAAAGACTTGGTTGGACCTTCGGCTGTTGCTTACAGGCCAAATGGTAGAGTCCCAACCCCAAGAGCTTTGactgttgatgaaatccATACCATAATTAAGCAATTTGGTGCTGCTGCTAAAAGATCGGTGGAAATTTCAGGTTTCGACTTCGTTGAAATTCATGCTGCTCATGGTTATTTGATTAATGAGTTTATGTCTGCTCATTCTAATAAGAGAACTGACCAATATGGGGGCTCCTTTGAAAACAGAATCAGACTCTTATTGGaaattattgatgaagtcaGGGCCAACGTCCCAAAAGGGTACCCTGTCTTTTTAAGATTCAGTGCGTCAGAGATTCATGATTCAAATCCTGACGCTTGGAATATTGCAGATTCAGTTAAATTAGCTCCAATAGTGGCTGAAAGAGGTATTGATTTGATTGATGTTTCTGCGGGTGGCAATGATTCCAATGCCGATAGACCCAAGAAAGGATTTGGTATGTTCTTAGAATACGCGACTGCCATTAAGAAGGctgttggtgataaagCTTTGGTCAGTTGTGTGGGCTCGATGCATGATGCTAAGGGAGTTAATGAATTGCTCGAAGAAGGTTTGATTGATTTTGCATTCGTTGGTTCtccattcttgaagaatccaGGTTTGGTGTTTGATTGGGCTAAAGAATTGGACACCGAGATACACCATATTGCTTCCCATTGGCCTTTCAAACCAAAATATGCTGAAATGATCGAATATATCAAGTCCACTTTAAA GGTTTTGGAAAAAGCTTCCAAGCATCAGATCTCCATCATCACCTACTCGCCTTTGAGAAGAGGAATGGTGACCGTTGATAAGAACGTTAGTAGTGCCGTTCTATTACCTGGAGAAGATATTGAAGCTCGTAATAAGTTGCTCAAGGAACACACTATTGCATGGTAG